The region CGCGGTTAACGATTTCTTCTGCGATTTGCCTTGCGGTTTTCATGAGCTGTCCTTTGACGGTTACACATGAAAACTTGCTAGGGATTGGTTAAAGCGCCACCTGCATGCCGCTCTGTAGATTGGCAACGGCACATGCAAAAAGGGCCAGCGGAATACGCCAGCCCTTTTTCTTTAGATCAGTATGAAGCCTAGGACTCTGTTTCTGGCTCGACATAGACGCCTTGTTCTTTGAGGGCGTCGATCACCTCTTTAGGCATGTATGTTTCATCGTGTTTTGCCAAAATTTCAGAGGCTTGGAAGGTGCCGTCGATGTATCGACCCGTGCCGATCATTCCCTGATTTTCTTCAAACAGGTCAGGCAATACGCCGGTGAAAGCCACATTCACGATGCCGCCGCCGTCAGTCACGCGAAAGGTGATGGTGTCACCCTGCCCGCGCACCAAAGAGCCTTCTTGGACAAGGCCCCCAATGCGGAAGACTTCGTTGGCGGCCGGTGGTTCTGCAATCACCTGAGTTGGAGACCGGAAAAAGTTAATGCCATCGCGCATCGCGTAGCCGATCAACGCAGTTGACAGCGCCAAGGACACAACAGCCAAGGCAATCACTTGTATGCGACGTTTCTTTTTCAGGCTTTTCATCGCCCTCTCCTTTGGTTTTCAGCCCTGCCCTTTAAGGGAAACAGGGTGCCAGCATCAAGCCAGCGGTCTCTTCTTCACCTAACATCAAGTTGGCATTTTGCAACGCCTGGCCACTTGAGCCTTTGGTGAGGTTATCAAGTGCCGCAATCACAATGGCACGGCCGTCGATGCGGTCGGCGACAACACCGATGTGACAGAAGTTGCTGCCGCGCACATGGCGCGTGCTTGGGGCTTGACCATAGGGTAGCATTTCGATGAATGGCTCATCTGCATAACTGGCAACCAATGTGTCATAGATCACCTGAGCATCTCCTTGCACATAGACGGTTGCAAGAATGCCGCGGTTCGCTGGCACCAGATGCGGCGTGAACTGCACTTTGACGGGACGGCCCGCAAGCGCGCTGAACTCTTGGTCAAACTCGCCCAAATGGCGGTGTGTGCCGCCAATGGCATAGGCGTGATATCCTTCGCTAAGCTCGGCATGCAGCAGGTTTTCCTTAAGTGAACGTCCTGCGCCGGATACTGCACATTTTAGGTCAAGAATGATCTGATCTAGATCAATCACTCCGGCGGCGATCAGTGGCCGCAAAGCATATTGGCCGGTGGCCGCATTACAGCCCGTGCCGGCCACCAAACGCGCGGTCTTGATGTCGTCCCGGTAAAACTCGGTCAACCCATAGACCGCTTCGGCCTGCTGCTGAAGCGCATCATGCTGCCCGCCATACCATTTGACGTATTCTTCTGGATCACGCAGCCGGAAGTCAGCTGACAGATCAACGATTTTCACCGTTTCCGGCAGCTCGCGGATAACCTTTTGGCTAGTGGCATGTGGCAGGCCACAAAACACCAAATCAACTGCGGAAAAGTCGATCTCTTCGATCTTGACGAGGTCCGGCAAGTCTAGGTGACGCAAATGCGGAAAGACATCAGCCATGGCCATGCCCGCTTTGGAATTTGCGGCAAGCGCCACGATTTGCATCGAGGGATGTGTGGAAATCAAACGGACCAATTCGGCACCGGTATAGCCACTGGCACCCAGAATTGCGATTTTATGGGTCATAATTGCCCTACCTTTATCGTTTAGCACAGACACAATGCGCCCATGATCAGCCCCTTTGAGGCCAGAATGTCGAATTAGCAGTTATTTACGGCGCGCCGCCGGTTTCATCAAGCCGCAGTGAATTCGATGCGTCGTCGCAAGAATTGTGTTGCTCGGTCAGAAACCTGGCCAGGATCGCCAGTTGTCAGGAATATGTTTTCCGTGCCGCTGCCGCGCATTTTCGGGTGACGTTCAAGATAGTCGCTGAGACTGTCCGCCACCAAATTGGCTTGGCTATAGACTTTGACATGTGCGCCCAATGCGTCCTGAAAGGTCTGTTGCATCAAAGGATAATGCGTGCAGCCAAGGATCGCGGCCTCTGGCTCTGGCATTTTTCGGGTCAAGGCGCTGACATGGCTGCGCACCAAAGCTTCGGCCAAGATCAAATCGCCGTCTTCGATGGCATCGACCACACCGCCACAGGCCTGCGCTTCGACGTCCACACCGATGGCGCGAAAGGCCAATTCGCGTTGAAACGCACGGCTTGAAACGGTTGCAGGAGTGGCAAACAGAGCCACATGTTTCACCGCCACTTCGCGCGGCGGGCTGTTGTCGCCCCACTCGCGTTCGGTCATGGCTTCGATCAAAGGCACAAATACGCCCAACACCCGTTTGTCCTCGGGCAGCCAGCGTTCTTGCATACGGCGCAGTGCGGCCGCGCTGGCCGTGTTACATGCCAAGATCACCAAATCACAGCCCGCGTCCCACAGACGTTCTACGGCAAAAGTGGTTTTTTCAAAGATATCGTCAGCGTCGCGCACGCCATAGGGCGCATGAGCATTATCGCCAAAATACACCAATGGGACGTCAGGCAAACGTTTGCTTACTGCGTCATATACAGTCAGGCCGCCCAAGCCACTGTCAAAAATTCCTACTGCCATCTTTGCGCCCCTTAGATCAAGGTCTATTTATGAGACTTTGCGTCCCGATATTTCTCTTCGAATTCAAACCCATATGGGACCGACCCACCCGAATTTGGAGACAGAGCATAGGTCTGTTGCCGAAGGAAGTCCATGAGGCCTTTGGTATCGTGTGCACGTTGATCAAGCGCGGCGCGTTCGATGGGTTTGCCAACAATGATACGCACGGGGCCGTCTACCCGGCGCTTAAATTCCCTGATTAAAAAACCCATGCGCAATGTATAGTGAAGATGGCTGGCCACTTGAAACAAGCGCGAGGTGGTGCCGTCAAAATAAATGGGCACAACCTGTGCATTGGATTTTGCGACCATGCGGGCGGTAAAGCCACGCCAGACCGGATCAAACGCAGGACCAAAGGGGCGCGCTGCGGTGCTTACGGTGCCACCAGGAAAGATTCCAATGGCCCCGCCGTCTTTCAGGAAATCAAGCGCGGCTTTTCGAGTGTTAAGGTTCAAGCGCATCGCTTCTTTTGAATTGTCAAAGCTGATTGGCAAGATGATGCGATTTAAGGCGTCGGCTTTGCGAAAGACCTGATGTGCCAAAATGCGAAACTCGCCGCGCAGCTCGGTCAATATTTGTCCCATCATCAGACCATCCAAAATGCCATAAGGATGATTAGCCACCAGAATCAAAGGCCCGCTGTTTGGGATCGCATCCAGCGATCCGCCCATAATTTCAAGTTTCAAGCCGTAACGTTCAACCATGATCTGCCAAAAATCCCGGCCCATCGCGACTTCGTTCTCATAGCCTTGCGCGCGCTTTATCAGGCCAATACGACCTGTGGTGTTTTCCATCAGTTTGATCATCATGCGCCCGGCCCCAGTAGAGGCTGAATGGGCATAACTGATATCTCTTATGACTTCACGTTGCGAAGACATATGGCTCCCTTTCAGATTTCCCCATTGCATAGGTTGCCATCAGAAACGCGAACAGCCCCAAAAATGGGGCTGCTGCAGTTTGAACTAAAAAGTTGTTAGAAAATCACTCTGCGGCGTGCACCACCTTGAGAGGCTGGCGCAGTTCTGCCAACAGGCCTTCGCGCATTTTGGCGGCTTTTGCCTCGTTTGCAGCCTTTACCGGACCATACCCTTTGATCTGTTTGGGCAATTCAGCCAGCGCAATCGCAGCGGCCGGCGCGTCCGTGCCAAATGTTTTAATCACATCAGCCATGTCGGCTTCGTATTGCTTGATCAAAGCGCGTTCCATGCGGCGTTCTTCGGTTCTGCCGAAAACGTCAAACGGTGTGCCGCGCAATCTTTTCATTTTGGCCAAGAGTTTGAACCAACGCAGCATACCTTCGCCAAACTCTTTCTTTTCAGGACGCCCGTTTGCTCCTTGTTTGGCGAGCAACGGTGGTGACAGAGAAAACGTCATCTTAATATCACCATCAAACTGCGCATCAACTTTTGCGCGAGTTTCCAAGTGCAGACGCGCCACTTCGTATTCGTCTTTGTATGTCAGCAGCTTGTGGTAACCTACAGCGACGGCCTCTTTTAGATCTTCATCGTCAATTGTCGCCAGCAGTTTGTGATACTTTGCCGCCAAGGCTTTGCCCTGATACTTGACCAGATGCTTTACGCGGAAGGCGATTTTATCGTCTAGCGTCTTGGGCAACGCCAGTACGGTTGGGGCCAGAAGCTCCGCAACATCCTGAGGGAACAAAACCGACCAACGGCCAACTTCAAAGGCCCGTAAATTGGCATCGACCTTGGCCCCGTTCAATTTGATCGCGGCAATAATTGCCTCGCGGCTGACGGGGATCAATCCGCGCTGCCAGGTCGCTCCGAAAATCATCATGTTGGAATAAATCGAATCCCCCATAATTACGCGGGCCAATTCCGAAGCATCAAACAGCGTCAATCCGTCTTTTAGGCGCGCCTGCAGCGCCAAGGCCAAACGATCACCGGGGATCTTAAATTCAGCGTCTCGGGTGAAATCACCTGTGACAATCTCGTGGCTGTTGACCACTGCGCCTGTGCGATTGATCGAGGTTAAACCAAGGGTTTTTGCCGCCGCGCTAACCACAAGGTCACCACCAATCAACGCATCACATTCACCTGTGGCGACCCGAATGGCACTGATGGCGTCTGGGGTTTCCGCCAAACGACAGTGGATATGCACCGCACCGCCCTTTTGCGCGAGACCGGCCATTTCCATCATGCCTGCGGCCTTGCCATCAATCTGTGCAGACTGAGCAAGCACCGCGCCAATGGTTACAATCCCTGTGCCGCCTACCCCGGTCATCACCACATTATGCGTGCCCTCAATCGGCTTGATATCTGGCTCTGGCATATCGGGCAGTTGCAGGCTGGCTGTTGATTCTTTTTTGATTTTGGCCCCGCTGAGGGTCACAAAAGACGGGCAGAAGCCATTTACGCAGCTGAAATCTTTGTTGCAGCTTGATTGATCGATGCCGCGTTTGGTGCCCAATTCGGTTTCAACCGGAACAATAGACACACAGTTTGATTGTACACCGCAATCGCCACACCCTTCGCAGACATCCGTATTGATAAAGACACGTTTGTCTGGATCTGGGAATTTGCCCCGCTTGCGGCGGCGGCGTTTTTCATTGGCACAGGTCTGCACATAGATGATGGCCGAGACACCTGGGATGGTTTTCATCTTGTCCTGAACCGCCATGAATTCAGCGCGTTCATGGATCATCAAACCAGTTGGAAATTGTTTAAGGTCCAACTCTTCTTTTTCATCATAGACCAGAGCAATGTTTTTCACACCCATTGCCTGCAACTCTCGGGCAATTTGCGGTGCGTCAAGACCGCCATCAATCGGTTGGCCGCCCGTCATCGCCACCGCATCATTGTACAAAATTTTGTAGGTGATGTTGGTGCCTGCAACCAAAGCTGCGCGGATCGCAAGGCTGCCAGAGTGAGTATAGGTCCCGTCGCCAAGGTTTTGAAAGATGTGGTCGCGTTTTGAAAATGGGGCTTCGCCAACCCAATTGACGCCTTCGCCGCCCATCTGGGTAAAGCCAACCGAATTGCGGTCCATCCATTGCACCATATAGTGGCAGCCAATTCCGGCCCCGCCACGGCTGCCATCTGGCACTCGGGTCGACGTATTGTGCGGACAGCCAGAACAATAATGTGGCACCCGGTTTGCCAGATCTTCGGCATTGTCAGCGCGTTGGGCTGCCTCAAGGCTCTCAAGCCCTGATTTAACTGAATCAGTGCCGCGGCCTTCTTCGATCAAAATGCCACCGATTTTTTGCGCAATCATGATCGGGTCAAGCGCACCACGGGTTGGGAACAACTCTTCGGCGTGCATGCCGCCCGCACCACCTTTGTACCATCCGTATACACGGCGGCCTTTGCGGTCGTCAAAAATCGCTTCTTTGACCTGAACTTCGATCAATTTGCGTTTTTCTTCAACGATCACAATCAAATCAAGCCCATCGGCCCAATCATTGAAGCCCTTCATATCCAACGGAAAAGTCTGACCTATCTTATAGGTCGTGACACCGAGCCGCTCTGCTTCTGTAGCGTCGATGCCCAGCAACGACATCGCGTGGTTTAGATCCAGCCAGTTTTTACCAGCCGCTGCAAAACCGATTTTGGCACCGGGTTTGCCCCATACCCGTTTGTCCATTTTGTTAGCATGAGAAAACGCTTCAGCAGCAAAACGCTTGTAATCAATCATGCGGGTTTCTTGGTCGTGTGGCGTATCGGGGGTACGAATATTCAGGCCACCCAAAGGCATTTCAAATTCGGGCGTCACAATTTCCATGCGGTCGATATTGCCGTCGATAACAGACGTCGCTTCGATGGTGTCTTTCATTGTCTTAAGACCAACCCAGACGCCGGCAAATCGCGACAAGGCCAAGCCATAAAGCCCGTAGTCGATGATTTCCTGCACACCTGCCGGAGACACAACGGGCATATAGGCATCCACCAAAGCCCATTCGGACTGATGCAAAACGGTCGAGCTTTCCCCGGTGTGGTCATCGCCCAATGCCATTAAGACGCCACCGTGTTTTGAGGTGCCCGCCATATTGGCGTGGCGCATCACATCCCCTGTCCGGTCAACCCCCGGTCCCTTGCCATACCAAAGACCAAAGACCCCATCAAACTTGCCTTCGCCCCGCATCTCTGCCTGCTGAGCACCCCAAAGCGCTGTCGCCGCGAGGTCCTCGTTCAACCCTGATTGAAAGGTAACATCCGCCGGTTCAAGCAACGGTTTCGCTCGTGTCATGACGCTGTCGACAGCGCCGAGTGGTGAACCACGATACCCCGTCACAAAACCTGCGGTATTCAGGCCAGCGGCGGTATCACGTGCTTTTTGCGTTAACATCAAACGCACAAGCGCCTGTGTTCCGTTCAGAAGTACCTGCTTTTTAGAAAGGTCAAACTTGTCGTTTAACGAGACTTCTTGGATCGTCATCTTGCGTCTCCCCTAGGGCTCGATGATATATTGAATATAGCGCAATATTAGGTCACAAATCCTGACCTACCCAAGGGAAAATAGAGACACTTTCAAAGAAACCTCGCGTCACATGTTTCGTTTTTTTGTAAATTCTCCTATGGGTTCAATTGCATAAAGAAAGTTGCGGGAATGGACTGGGATAAATTAAGAATATTTCATGCGGTTGCTGATGCAGGCAGCCTGACACATGCAGGTGATACGTTACATTTGTCACAATCTGCTGTTTCCCGACAGGTGCGCGCACTTGAAGAGAGCCTAAATACCACGCTTTTTCACCGTCATGCCCGCGGACTGATTCTTACCGAGCAAGGTGAATTGCTGTTTGACGCGAC is a window of Cognatishimia sp. WU-CL00825 DNA encoding:
- the murI gene encoding glutamate racemase, coding for MAVGIFDSGLGGLTVYDAVSKRLPDVPLVYFGDNAHAPYGVRDADDIFEKTTFAVERLWDAGCDLVILACNTASAAALRRMQERWLPEDKRVLGVFVPLIEAMTEREWGDNSPPREVAVKHVALFATPATVSSRAFQRELAFRAIGVDVEAQACGGVVDAIEDGDLILAEALVRSHVSALTRKMPEPEAAILGCTHYPLMQQTFQDALGAHVKVYSQANLVADSLSDYLERHPKMRGSGTENIFLTTGDPGQVSDRATQFLRRRIEFTAA
- the ccmE gene encoding cytochrome c maturation protein CcmE, whose product is MKSLKKKRRIQVIALAVVSLALSTALIGYAMRDGINFFRSPTQVIAEPPAANEVFRIGGLVQEGSLVRGQGDTITFRVTDGGGIVNVAFTGVLPDLFEENQGMIGTGRYIDGTFQASEILAKHDETYMPKEVIDALKEQGVYVEPETES
- a CDS encoding indolepyruvate ferredoxin oxidoreductase family protein, which produces MTIQEVSLNDKFDLSKKQVLLNGTQALVRLMLTQKARDTAAGLNTAGFVTGYRGSPLGAVDSVMTRAKPLLEPADVTFQSGLNEDLAATALWGAQQAEMRGEGKFDGVFGLWYGKGPGVDRTGDVMRHANMAGTSKHGGVLMALGDDHTGESSTVLHQSEWALVDAYMPVVSPAGVQEIIDYGLYGLALSRFAGVWVGLKTMKDTIEATSVIDGNIDRMEIVTPEFEMPLGGLNIRTPDTPHDQETRMIDYKRFAAEAFSHANKMDKRVWGKPGAKIGFAAAGKNWLDLNHAMSLLGIDATEAERLGVTTYKIGQTFPLDMKGFNDWADGLDLIVIVEEKRKLIEVQVKEAIFDDRKGRRVYGWYKGGAGGMHAEELFPTRGALDPIMIAQKIGGILIEEGRGTDSVKSGLESLEAAQRADNAEDLANRVPHYCSGCPHNTSTRVPDGSRGGAGIGCHYMVQWMDRNSVGFTQMGGEGVNWVGEAPFSKRDHIFQNLGDGTYTHSGSLAIRAALVAGTNITYKILYNDAVAMTGGQPIDGGLDAPQIARELQAMGVKNIALVYDEKEELDLKQFPTGLMIHERAEFMAVQDKMKTIPGVSAIIYVQTCANEKRRRRKRGKFPDPDKRVFINTDVCEGCGDCGVQSNCVSIVPVETELGTKRGIDQSSCNKDFSCVNGFCPSFVTLSGAKIKKESTASLQLPDMPEPDIKPIEGTHNVVMTGVGGTGIVTIGAVLAQSAQIDGKAAGMMEMAGLAQKGGAVHIHCRLAETPDAISAIRVATGECDALIGGDLVVSAAAKTLGLTSINRTGAVVNSHEIVTGDFTRDAEFKIPGDRLALALQARLKDGLTLFDASELARVIMGDSIYSNMMIFGATWQRGLIPVSREAIIAAIKLNGAKVDANLRAFEVGRWSVLFPQDVAELLAPTVLALPKTLDDKIAFRVKHLVKYQGKALAAKYHKLLATIDDEDLKEAVAVGYHKLLTYKDEYEVARLHLETRAKVDAQFDGDIKMTFSLSPPLLAKQGANGRPEKKEFGEGMLRWFKLLAKMKRLRGTPFDVFGRTEERRMERALIKQYEADMADVIKTFGTDAPAAAIALAELPKQIKGYGPVKAANEAKAAKMREGLLAELRQPLKVVHAAE
- a CDS encoding lysophospholipid acyltransferase family protein, which translates into the protein MSSQREVIRDISYAHSASTGAGRMMIKLMENTTGRIGLIKRAQGYENEVAMGRDFWQIMVERYGLKLEIMGGSLDAIPNSGPLILVANHPYGILDGLMMGQILTELRGEFRILAHQVFRKADALNRIILPISFDNSKEAMRLNLNTRKAALDFLKDGGAIGIFPGGTVSTAARPFGPAFDPVWRGFTARMVAKSNAQVVPIYFDGTTSRLFQVASHLHYTLRMGFLIREFKRRVDGPVRIIVGKPIERAALDQRAHDTKGLMDFLRQQTYALSPNSGGSVPYGFEFEEKYRDAKSHK
- the argC gene encoding N-acetyl-gamma-glutamyl-phosphate reductase, with the translated sequence MTHKIAILGASGYTGAELVRLISTHPSMQIVALAANSKAGMAMADVFPHLRHLDLPDLVKIEEIDFSAVDLVFCGLPHATSQKVIRELPETVKIVDLSADFRLRDPEEYVKWYGGQHDALQQQAEAVYGLTEFYRDDIKTARLVAGTGCNAATGQYALRPLIAAGVIDLDQIILDLKCAVSGAGRSLKENLLHAELSEGYHAYAIGGTHRHLGEFDQEFSALAGRPVKVQFTPHLVPANRGILATVYVQGDAQVIYDTLVASYADEPFIEMLPYGQAPSTRHVRGSNFCHIGVVADRIDGRAIVIAALDNLTKGSSGQALQNANLMLGEEETAGLMLAPCFP